A stretch of Eleutherodactylus coqui strain aEleCoq1 chromosome 2, aEleCoq1.hap1, whole genome shotgun sequence DNA encodes these proteins:
- the LOC136610454 gene encoding olfactory receptor 6B1-like produces MLVTKSRSLKSPMYFFLSHLSLSDILLTFTITPNMLHVVKNRGGFISVTDCIAQLFFYSGTTTAECLLLTVMSYDRYMAICKPLHYNSVMDKKLCSHLALWPWVTGFIVALVLFSFVCNFTFCGPYIIDHYLCDLAPLLQLTCTDHFTLDIVDFIMTIPFIIFPLVFISFTYISILINILKISSTCGRRKAFSTCSSHLIVVSTYYGTLLNVYMIPSNLYSYNVNKIVSPLYTVGTPLLNPIIYSLRNQEIKAALCKLLSTSFTMRTFGHMVKLKP; encoded by the coding sequence ATGTTGGTGACTAAATCCCGGAGTCTGAAGTCCCCCATGTATTTCTTCCTGAGTCATCTGTCCTTGTCTGACATCTTGCTCACATTTACCATCACCCCTAACATGCTCCACGTGGTGAAGAACAGAGGAGGCTTCATCAGTGTTACAGATTGCATTGCACAGCTCTTTTTCTACAGTGGTACTACGACAGCCGAATGTCTTCTCCTCACAGTCATGTCTTATGACCGGTATATGGCCATCTGCAAACCTCTCCATTACAATTCAGTCATGGACAAAAAGCTCTGCTCACATCTGGCTCTTTGGCCCTGGGTGACAGGATTCATAGTCGCTTTAGTATTATTCAGCTTTGTCTGTAACTTTACCTTCTGTGGTCCTTACATCATAGACCATTACTTGTGTGACCTTGCTCCTCTTCTACAATTGACCTGCACGGATCATTTCACTTTGGACATAGTAGACTTCATTATGACCATACCGTTTATTATTTTCCCACTTGTCTTCATATCCTTCACCTATATCTCAATTTTGATCAATATCCTAAAGATTTCTTCCACCTGTGGACGGAGAAAAGCCTTTTCTACATGTAGTTCTCACTTGATCGTAGTGAGCACCTATTATGGGACTCTGTTGAACGTCTACATGATCCCGTCAAATCTTTATTCCTACAATGTGAACAAGATTGTGTCTCCTCTGTACACGGTCGGGACGCCATTATTGAACCCCATCATATACAGTCTGAGGAATCAGGAGATTAAAGCTGCTCTATGTAAATTGCTTTCTACCTCATTTACAATGAGGACTTTTGGCCATATGGTGAAGTTGAAGCCCTGA